The Sphaerisporangium siamense genome includes the window CGAGGATCTCCACGACCCGCCACCGCTTGGTGGCGGACAGCGGCCGGGTCTCCATCAGGAGAACGCGGTCGCCGACGCCGCAGGTGTTGGCCTCGTCGTGGGCCTTGTACTTGGTCGTACGGCGGATGACCTTGCCGTACAGCGGGTGCTTGACGCGGTCCTCGACGGCGACGACGACGGTCTTGTCCATCTTGTCGCTGACGACCAGACCCTCGCGGGTCTTGCGGTAGTTCCGCGCCTGGGCGGTCTCGGTGTTGGTCTCGGTGGTCTCAGCCATCGCTCGGCTCCTTCTCGACCGTGACGATGCCGAGCTCGCGCTCGCGCATCACGGTGTAGATACGGGCGATCTCGCGGCGGACGGCGCGCAGCCGCCCGTGGCTCTCCAACTGACCGGTCGCCGCCTGGAAGCGGAGGTTGAACAGCTCCTCCTTGGCTTCCTTCAGCTTCTGGACCAGCTCCTCCTGGTCAGAAGTCCGCAGCTCACCGGCGGTCAGGCCCTTAGCCATCACGCCTCACCCACTTCACGCTTGACGAACCGGCACTTCATCGGGAGCTTGTGCATCGCGCGGCGCAGCGCCTCGCGGGCGACCGGCTCGGAGACGCCGGACAGCTCGAACATGACGCGGCCGGGCTTGACGTTGGCGATCCACCACTCCGGCGAACCCTTACCGGAACCCATGCGGGTCTCGGCGGGCTTCTTCGTCAGAGGACGGTCGGGATAGATGTTGATCCACACCTTTCCGCCACGACGGATGTGCCGGGTCATGGCGATACGCGCGGCCTCGATCTGGCGGTTGGTCACGTAGTGGTGCTCAAGCGCCTGGATGCCGAACTCGCCGAACACGACCCTGGTGCCACCCTTGGCGGCTCCGCTGCGGTCAGGCCGGTGCTGCTTGCGGTGCTTGACCCTGCGCGGGATCAGCATGGTCAGCTCCCTTCAGCACCCGGCTGCTCCGCCGGGCCACTCTCGGGCGCCCCAGCGGGCGCGGTGCTCTCGGTCTTGGGCCCGCCGCGACCGCCGCGGCCCGCGCCGTCACGGCCACGGCCGCCGCCCGCGCCACGGCCGCGCTGCGGCCGGTCGGTGCGGTCCCGACGCTGGCCGGCGCGCGCACCGGCGGCGGCCGCCTCGCGCTCGGCGCGGCTGGTCGGGGCCTCGCCCTTGTAGATCCACACCTTCACGCCGATGCGGCCGAAGGTGGTGCGGGCCTCGTAGAAGCCGTAGTCGATGTCCGCGCGAAGGGTGTGCAGAGGCACGCGACCCTCGCGGTAGAACTCCGAGCGCGACATCTCGGCGCCGCCGAGACGGCCGGAGCACTGGACACGGATGCCCTTGGCGCCGCTCTTCATCGCCGACTGCATGGCCTTGCGCATCGCCCGCCGGAAGGAGACCCGGCTGGAGAGCTGCTCGGCCACGCCCTGGGCGACGAGCTGAGCGTCGACCTCGGGGTTCTTGACCTCAAGGATGTTGAGCTGGACCTGCTTCTTGGTCAGCTTCTCGAGGTCGCCACGGATGCGGTCCGCCTCGGCGCCGCGGCGGCCGATGACGATGCCCGGCCGCGCGGTGTGGATGTCGACCTGGACGCGGTCGGTGGTGCGCTCGATCTCGACCTTGGAGATGCCGGCCCGCTCCATGCCCTTCTGCAGCATGCGGCGGATCGACACGTCCTCGGCGACGTAGGACTTGTACAGCTTGTCGGCGTACCACCGGCTCTTGAAGTCGGTCGTGATGCCGAGGCGGAACCCGTGCGGGTTAACCTTCTGGCCCACTAGCGGGTCCTTCCCTTCGGCTTGCCCTGGCGCTCGGGCCGGGACTCGACGATCACAGTGATGTGGCTCGTCCGCTTGTTGATCCGATAGGCACGGCCCTGGGCACGGGGGCGGAACCGCTTCAGCGTCGGGCCCTCGTCGACCCACGCGCGGCTCACGACCAGCGACTCGCGGTCGAGCTTGAAGTTGTGCTCGGCGTTCGCCATCGCGCTCGACAGCACCTTGTAGATCGGCTCGCTCGCCGCCTGGGTGGCGAACTGCAGCACGGCCTGCGCCTCCGAAGCGGGCAGCCCGCGAATAAGGTCCACCACACGGCGGGCCTTCTGGGGCGTGACGCGGACGAACCGCGCCTGAGCCCTGGCTTCCATCGCTTACTCCTCGTTTCTGAAAGGCGCTTACCGCCGGCTACGCCGGTCTTCCTTGACGTGGCTGCGGAAGGTTCGCGTCGGCGCGAACTCGCCCAGCTTGTGGCCGATCATCGACTCGGTGACGAACACCGGGACGTGCTTGCGCCCGTCGTGAACGGCGATCGTGTGACCCAGCATGTCCGGCACGATCATGGAGCGCCGCGACCACGTCTTGATGACGTTCTTGGTGCCCTTCTCGTTCTGCGTGTCCACCTTCTTCATCAGGTGGTCGTCAACGAAAGGACCCTTCTTAAGGCTACGTGGCATTTAGGCTGCTCCTACCGCTTCTTCTTGCTCCGCCGACGGATGATCAGGCGGTCGCTGGCCTTGTTGGCCTGACGGGTACGGCCCTCGGGCTTGCCCTTCGGGTTCACCGGGTGGCGACCACCGGAGGTCTTGCCCTCACCACCGCCGTGCGGGTGGTCGACCGGGTTCATGGCGACACCGCGGACGGTCGGGCGCTTGCCCTTCCAGCGGTTACGCCCGGCCTTGCCGATGCTGATGTTGGCCTGCTCGGCGTTGCCGACCTGGCCGACCGAGGCGCGGCAGCGCACGTCGACCTGGCGCATCTCACCGGAGGGCATACGCAGCGTGGCGTACTGCCCTTCCTTGGCCAGCAGCTGGATCTGCGCGCCGGCGGACCGGCCGAGCTTCGCCCCGCCGCCCGGCTTCAGCTCCACGGCGTGGATGAAGGTACCGGTCGGGATGTTGCGCAGCGGCAGGCAGTTGCCCGGCTTGATGTCGGCCCCGGGGCCGTTCTCGATGCGGTCGCCCTGCTTGATCCCGGTGGGAGCGAGGATGTAGCGCTTCTCGCCGTCCGCGTAGTGCAGGAGCGCGATGCGCGAGGTCCGGTTCGGGTCGTACTCGATGTGCGCGACCTTGGCCGGGACGCCGTCCTTGTCGTGGCGCCGGAAGTCGATGATGCGGTAGGCGCGCTTGTGTCCGCCGCCCTGGTGGCGCGCGGTCACACGCCCGTGAACGTTACGGCCGCCCTTGCTGTGCAGGGGGGCAAGCAGCGACTTCTCGGGCCTGTCGCGCGTGATCTCGGCGAAGTCCGAGACGCTCGCGCCGCGCCGGCCCGGCGTCGTCGGCTTGTATTTACGGATGCCCATCTTTTTCGTTCATCCTTCGTCGGTATTGCGTGGCAAAGCGGTGGTGATCAGCCGATCTGACCGAAGATGTCGATCCGGTCGCCTTCCACCAGGCTCACGATCGCCCGCTTGGTGCTCGGACGCTGGCCGTAGCCGAACCTCGTGCGCTTGCGCTTGCCCTGCCTGTTGATCGTGTTCACGCTGGTGACCTTGACGCCGAAGATCTGCTCGATAGCGATCTTGACCTGGGTCTTGTTGGCCGTCTTGCGCACCAGGAACGTGTACTTGTTGTGCTCATCGATCAGGCCGTAGCTCTTCTCGGAGACGATCGGCTTGATGATGATGTCGCGCGGGTCGGCGATCTTCTGCATCAGGCGTCTTCCTTCCCGCCGTTGCCCAGCCGCGCCACGACCTGGTCGTATGCCTCACGGGTGAAGACCAGGTCGTCGTAGCAGAGCACGTCATAGGTGTTCAGCTGGCCGGCGTCCAGCAGGTGGACCTCCGGCGCGTTGCGCAGGCTCAGCCAGGTGAGCTCGTCGTCGGCGTCGACCACGACCAGGACGCTGCGCGCCTTGGTGATGTTGCGCAGTGCGTCCAGCGCGGCCTTGGTCTTCGGGGTCTCCCCCGTGACCAGACCGTCGACGATGTGCACGCGGCCACCGCTAGCCCGGTCGCTGAGGGCGCCGCGGAGGGCGGCGGCCTTCATCTTCTTGGGCGTCCGCTGGGAGTAGTCGCGCGGCTGCGGGCCGTGGACGGTGCCACCGCCGGCGAACTGCGGCGCGCGGGTCGAGCCCTGGCGGGCGCGGCCGGTGCCCTTCTGGCGGTAAGGCTTCTTGCCACCGCCGCTGACCTCGCCGCGGGTCTTCGTCTTGTGGGTGCCCTGGCGGCGCGCGGCCAGCTGGGCGACGACGACCTGGTGGATCAGCGGGATGTTGACCTTGGCGCCGAAGACATCCTCCGGCAGGTCGACGGTGCCGGTCTTCGCGCCGGCCGCGTCGAGGACGTCGATGCTCGTGCTCACTTCTCGGCCCCCTTCTTGGCGGCGGTGCGAATGAGGACCAGGCTCCCGTTGGCGCCGGGGACCGCGCCCTTGAGAAGGATGAGACCCTTCTCGGCGTCCACGGCGTGCACCTTGAGGTTCTGGATGGTGACGCGGGTGTTGCCCATGCGGCCCGCCATGCGCAGGCCCTTGAAGACGCGCCCCGGGGTGGCGCAGCCACCGATGGAGCCGGGCGAACGGTGCTTGCGCTGGGTGCCGTGCGAGGCGCCGAGACCGCGGAAGCCGTGCCGCTTCATCACACCGGCGAAGCCCTTGCCCTTGCTCTTGCCGGTGACGTCCACGAACTGACCGGCCTCGAAGGTCTCGGCCGTGACTTCCTGGCCGAGGGTGTACTCGGAGGCGTCGTCGGTGCGGACCTCGACGAAGTAGCGGCGCGGGGTGATGTCGTGCTTGCGCAGGTAGTCACCCAGGGGCTTGTTGACCTTGCGCGGGTCTACCTGCCCGTAGCCGAGCTGAACAGCGGAGTAGCCGTCCTTTTCCTCACTGCGGACGCGGGTCACCACGCACGGACCGGCCTCGACGACGGTGACCGGGACGATCCGGTTCCCCTCGTCGAAGACCTGGGTCATGCCGAGCTTCTTGCCCAGGACGCCCTTGATCTGCTTAGCCATGTCAGTGCGTTCCCTCAGAGCTTGATCGAGATGTCGACGCCGGCCGGGAGGTCGAGGCGCATGAGCGAGTCGACCGTCTTCGGCGTCGGATCGATGATGTCAATCAGCCGCTTGTGCGTGCGCATTTCGAAGTGCTCACGGCTGTCCTTGTACTTGTGCGGCGAGCGGATGACGCAGTACACGTTCTTCTCGGTCGGCAACGGCACCGGGCCCGCGACCTTGGCGCCAGTCCGTGTCACCGTCTCGACGATCTTCTTGGCCGAGCTGTCGATGACCTCGTGGTCATAGGCCTTAAGCCGGATGCGGATCTTCTGTCCCGCCATAGTGGCCTCGGTGTCCTTCGCTGTCGTCCTGCAAAAGTTTCGTGCGGCCTTGTGCCGCTGTCAGGTTCCCGTGGCTTGCGCCCCGTGACCCGCCTCGTCATTCCGTGATCTTGCAGTCGACTCGGTCTTGGGCCGAGACGGCTGCGAGATCACGGGCCTGGATCGGGCTCGGAGCTCGCCGGGACTCGGGGGCCTCGCGGCCCCGTCGTGGTGCGGCGGTCGGGCCCGGACTGCACCGGCCCCGACCGCCGACCCGCGGTCGTGCTACTTGATGATCTTCGTGACCCGGCCCGCGCCGACGGTCCTGCCACCCTCGCGGATGGCGAACTTCAGACCGTCCTCCATCGCGATGGGCTGGATGAGCTGGACGGTCATCTCGGTGTTGTCACCGGGCATGACCATCTCGGTGCCCTCCGGCAGGGTCACAACGCCCGTCACGTCCGTGGTACGGAAGTAGAACTGCGGACGGTAGTTGTTGAAGAACGGCGTGTGGCGGCCGCCCTCGTCCTTGGACAGGATGTAGACCTGCGCCTCGAACTCGGTGTGCGGGGTGGTCGTGCCCGGCTTGATGATGCACTGGCCGCGCTCGACGTCCTCGCGCTTGATGCCACGGAGGAGCAGACCGACGTTGTCGCCGGCGCGCCCCTCGTCGAGGAGCTTGCGGAACATCTCGACACCGGTGACGGTGGTCGTGGTGCTCTTCTCCTTGATGCCGATGATGTCGACGGTCTCGTTGACCTTGACGATGCCGCGCTCGATACGACCGGTCACGACGGTGCCGCGGCCGGTGATCGAGAAGACGTCCTCGATCGGCATGAGGAACGGCTTCTCGGTGTCACGAACGGGCTCGGGGACGTTGTCGTCCACGGCGTTCATGAGCTCGATGATCGAGTCGCCCCACTTCTCGTCGCCCTCAAGCGCCTTCAGCGCCGAGACGCGCACGACCGGCAGGTCGTCGCCCGGGAACTCCTGGGCGGACAGCAGCTCGCGGACCTCGAGCTCGACGAGCTCCAGGATCTCCTCGTCGTCGACCATGTCGGCCTTGTTCAGCGCGACGACGATGTAGGGGACGCCGACCTGGCGGGCCAGGAGGACGTGCTCCTTCGTCTGCGGCATCGGGCCGTCGGTGGCGGCGACCACGAGGATCGCGCCGTCCATCTGGGCGGCACCGGTGATCATGTTCTTCACGTAGTCGGCGTGACCGGGGCAGTCCACGTGGGCGTAGTGGCGCTTCTCGGTCTGGTACTCGACGTGCGCGATGGAGATGGTGATACCGCGGGCCTTCTCCTCGGGCGCCTTGTCGATCTTGTCGAACGGGGTCGCCTCATTGAGGTGAGGGAAACGGTCGTGGAGCACCTTGGTGATCGCCGCGGTCAGAGTGGTCTTGCCGTGGTCGATGTGCCCAATGGTGCCGATGTTCACGTGCGGCTTGGTCCGCTCGAACTTGGCCTTGGCCACTGCTCTGTCTCCTTAGAGATTCTGACGTGACTTGCTACTCACTCGGGCTCGGAGCCCGATGCCCGGGAGGGCGATCGCTCGCCCTCCGGGCCGTCGGGGTCTCGGACCTATTCGCCCCGAGCCTTCGCGACGATCTCCTTGGCGATGCCCGGGGGCACCTCCGCATAGGAGTTGAACTGCATGCTGTAGACAGCCCGGCCCTGGGTCTTGCTGCGCAGGTCGCCCACGTAACCGAACATCTCTGACAGCGGGACCAGGGCCTGGATCACCTTGGCCCCGGTACGGTCCTCCATCGCCTGGATCTGCCCGCGGCGGCCGTTGAGGTCGCCGATGACGTCACCCATGTAGTCCTCGGGCGTGGTGACCTCGACGGACATCATGGGCTCAAGGATCACGGCGTCGGCACGGCGCGCGGCCTCCTTGAAGGCCATCGAACCGGCGATCTTGAAAGCCATTTCGGAGGAGTCGACCTCGTGGTAGGCGCCGTCCTGGAGGGTGACCTTCACACCCACCATCGGGTAGCCGGCCAGCACGCCGAACTCCGCGGCCTCCTGGGCGCCCGCGTCCACCGACGGGATGTACTCCCGCGGGATGCGGCCACCGGTGACCTTGTTCGCGAACTCGTAACCGTCGTTGCCCTCGCCCAGCGGCTCCAGGTCGATGATCACGCGCGCGAACTGACCGGAACCACCGGTCTGCTTCTTGTGCGTGTAGTCGACCTTCTCCACCTTGCGGCGGATGGTCTCGCGGTAGGCGACCTGCGGGCGGCCGACGTTGGCCTCGACCTTGAACTCGCGGCGCATCCGGTCGACGAGGATCTCCAGGTGGAGCTCGCCCATACCCCAGATGACCGTCTGGCCGGTCTCCTCGTCCCTGCGGACCTGGAAGGAGGGGTCCTCCTCGGCCAGGCGCTGGATCGCGGTGCCGAGCTTCTCCTGGTCGCCCTTGGTCTTGGGCTCGATGGCCACGTTGATGACCGGGGCGGGGAAGTTCATCGACTCCAGGACGACCTGGTTGGCCGGGTCGGACAGCGTGTCACCGGTGGTGGTGTCCTTCAGGCCCATCACGGCGACGATCTGCCCGGCGGTCGCCGACGGGCGTTCCTCACGCTTGTTGGCGTGCATCTGGTAGATCTTGCCGATCCGCTCCTTCTTGCCCTTCACCGAGTTGATCACCGCGGTGCCGGTCTCGAGCGTGCCCGAGTAGATGCGGATGTAGGTGAGCTTGCCCAGGTGCTGGTCGCTCATGATCTTGAAGGCCAGGGCGGCGAACGGCTCGCTCGTGTCGGCGTGCCGCTCGATCACCTGCTCCTCGTTGCCGACCGCGTGCCCCTTGAAGGCGGGGATGTCGGTCGGCGCCGGCAGGTAGGCGACGATCGCGTCGAGCAGGGGCTGGACGCCCTTGTTCTTGAACGCGGTGCCGCACAGGACCGGGTTGAGCGCGCTGGACAGCGTCGTGCG containing:
- the rpsQ gene encoding 30S ribosomal protein S17, encoding MAETTETNTETAQARNYRKTREGLVVSDKMDKTVVVAVEDRVKHPLYGKVIRRTTKYKAHDEANTCGVGDRVLLMETRPLSATKRWRVVEILERAK
- the rpmC gene encoding 50S ribosomal protein L29, with product MAKGLTAGELRTSDQEELVQKLKEAKEELFNLRFQAATGQLESHGRLRAVRREIARIYTVMRERELGIVTVEKEPSDG
- the rplP gene encoding 50S ribosomal protein L16; the encoded protein is MLIPRRVKHRKQHRPDRSGAAKGGTRVVFGEFGIQALEHHYVTNRQIEAARIAMTRHIRRGGKVWINIYPDRPLTKKPAETRMGSGKGSPEWWIANVKPGRVMFELSGVSEPVAREALRRAMHKLPMKCRFVKREVGEA
- the rpsC gene encoding 30S ribosomal protein S3; the protein is MGQKVNPHGFRLGITTDFKSRWYADKLYKSYVAEDVSIRRMLQKGMERAGISKVEIERTTDRVQVDIHTARPGIVIGRRGAEADRIRGDLEKLTKKQVQLNILEVKNPEVDAQLVAQGVAEQLSSRVSFRRAMRKAMQSAMKSGAKGIRVQCSGRLGGAEMSRSEFYREGRVPLHTLRADIDYGFYEARTTFGRIGVKVWIYKGEAPTSRAEREAAAAGARAGQRRDRTDRPQRGRGAGGGRGRDGAGRGGRGGPKTESTAPAGAPESGPAEQPGAEGS
- the rplV gene encoding 50S ribosomal protein L22 encodes the protein MEARAQARFVRVTPQKARRVVDLIRGLPASEAQAVLQFATQAASEPIYKVLSSAMANAEHNFKLDRESLVVSRAWVDEGPTLKRFRPRAQGRAYRINKRTSHITVIVESRPERQGKPKGRTR
- the rpsS gene encoding 30S ribosomal protein S19; the protein is MPRSLKKGPFVDDHLMKKVDTQNEKGTKNVIKTWSRRSMIVPDMLGHTIAVHDGRKHVPVFVTESMIGHKLGEFAPTRTFRSHVKEDRRSRR
- the rplB gene encoding 50S ribosomal protein L2; translated protein: MGIRKYKPTTPGRRGASVSDFAEITRDRPEKSLLAPLHSKGGRNVHGRVTARHQGGGHKRAYRIIDFRRHDKDGVPAKVAHIEYDPNRTSRIALLHYADGEKRYILAPTGIKQGDRIENGPGADIKPGNCLPLRNIPTGTFIHAVELKPGGGAKLGRSAGAQIQLLAKEGQYATLRMPSGEMRQVDVRCRASVGQVGNAEQANISIGKAGRNRWKGKRPTVRGVAMNPVDHPHGGGEGKTSGGRHPVNPKGKPEGRTRQANKASDRLIIRRRSKKKR
- the rplW gene encoding 50S ribosomal protein L23 — its product is MQKIADPRDIIIKPIVSEKSYGLIDEHNKYTFLVRKTANKTQVKIAIEQIFGVKVTSVNTINRQGKRKRTRFGYGQRPSTKRAIVSLVEGDRIDIFGQIG
- the rplD gene encoding 50S ribosomal protein L4; translated protein: MSTSIDVLDAAGAKTGTVDLPEDVFGAKVNIPLIHQVVVAQLAARRQGTHKTKTRGEVSGGGKKPYRQKGTGRARQGSTRAPQFAGGGTVHGPQPRDYSQRTPKKMKAAALRGALSDRASGGRVHIVDGLVTGETPKTKAALDALRNITKARSVLVVVDADDELTWLSLRNAPEVHLLDAGQLNTYDVLCYDDLVFTREAYDQVVARLGNGGKEDA
- the rplC gene encoding 50S ribosomal protein L3, with translation MAKQIKGVLGKKLGMTQVFDEGNRIVPVTVVEAGPCVVTRVRSEEKDGYSAVQLGYGQVDPRKVNKPLGDYLRKHDITPRRYFVEVRTDDASEYTLGQEVTAETFEAGQFVDVTGKSKGKGFAGVMKRHGFRGLGASHGTQRKHRSPGSIGGCATPGRVFKGLRMAGRMGNTRVTIQNLKVHAVDAEKGLILLKGAVPGANGSLVLIRTAAKKGAEK
- the rpsJ gene encoding 30S ribosomal protein S10, translating into MAGQKIRIRLKAYDHEVIDSSAKKIVETVTRTGAKVAGPVPLPTEKNVYCVIRSPHKYKDSREHFEMRTHKRLIDIIDPTPKTVDSLMRLDLPAGVDISIKL
- the tuf gene encoding elongation factor Tu, giving the protein MAKAKFERTKPHVNIGTIGHIDHGKTTLTAAITKVLHDRFPHLNEATPFDKIDKAPEEKARGITISIAHVEYQTEKRHYAHVDCPGHADYVKNMITGAAQMDGAILVVAATDGPMPQTKEHVLLARQVGVPYIVVALNKADMVDDEEILELVELEVRELLSAQEFPGDDLPVVRVSALKALEGDEKWGDSIIELMNAVDDNVPEPVRDTEKPFLMPIEDVFSITGRGTVVTGRIERGIVKVNETVDIIGIKEKSTTTTVTGVEMFRKLLDEGRAGDNVGLLLRGIKREDVERGQCIIKPGTTTPHTEFEAQVYILSKDEGGRHTPFFNNYRPQFYFRTTDVTGVVTLPEGTEMVMPGDNTEMTVQLIQPIAMEDGLKFAIREGGRTVGAGRVTKIIK
- the fusA gene encoding elongation factor G, which translates into the protein MAHIDAGKTTTTERILFYTGINYKIGEVHEGAATMDWMEQEQERGITITSAATTCSWLDHTINIIDTPGHVDFTVEVERSLRVLDGAVAVFDAVAGVEPQSETVWRQADRYGVPRICFVNKMDRVGAEFHRCVDMIVSRLGAMPLVIQLPWGVEADFKGVIDLVKMKGLLWSAEAAKGEMYDTVDIPADHAEVAREWRDKLLETVAENDDELMELYLEGVEPTEEQLVAAIRRTTLSSALNPVLCGTAFKNKGVQPLLDAIVAYLPAPTDIPAFKGHAVGNEEQVIERHADTSEPFAALAFKIMSDQHLGKLTYIRIYSGTLETGTAVINSVKGKKERIGKIYQMHANKREERPSATAGQIVAVMGLKDTTTGDTLSDPANQVVLESMNFPAPVINVAIEPKTKGDQEKLGTAIQRLAEEDPSFQVRRDEETGQTVIWGMGELHLEILVDRMRREFKVEANVGRPQVAYRETIRRKVEKVDYTHKKQTGGSGQFARVIIDLEPLGEGNDGYEFANKVTGGRIPREYIPSVDAGAQEAAEFGVLAGYPMVGVKVTLQDGAYHEVDSSEMAFKIAGSMAFKEAARRADAVILEPMMSVEVTTPEDYMGDVIGDLNGRRGQIQAMEDRTGAKVIQALVPLSEMFGYVGDLRSKTQGRAVYSMQFNSYAEVPPGIAKEIVAKARGE